The proteins below come from a single Thermotoga sp. KOL6 genomic window:
- a CDS encoding type II toxin-antitoxin system Phd/YefM family antitoxin, translating to MNLNDLLFYSLAEAKAKFSQVVEEAKKKDVVVTKNGVPAVVIIEYDKYRKLMEFLEEILDSYLLDIGNVEKYLELKKYFEFNGSQEV from the coding sequence ATGAATCTGAACGATCTTTTGTTTTATAGTCTGGCAGAGGCGAAAGCGAAATTTTCCCAGGTAGTCGAAGAAGCAAAGAAAAAAGATGTAGTCGTGACAAAAAATGGGGTACCAGCCGTTGTGATCATCGAATACGACAAATACAGAAAACTGATGGAATTTCTCGAAGAAATACTGGACAGTTATCTCTTGGACATCGGTAACGTGGAGAAATACTTGGAACTCAAAAAGTATTTTGAATTCAACGGTTCTCAGGAGGTGTGA
- a CDS encoding ABC transporter ATP-binding protein yields the protein MAQVVLENVTKIYDNKVVAVKNANLVVEDKEFVVLLGPSGCGKTTTLRMIAGLEEITEGKIYIDGKVVNDVEPKDRDIAMVFQNYALYPHMTVYENMAFGLKLRKYPKDEIDRRVREAAKILGIENLLDRKPRQLSGGQRQRVAVGRAIVRNPKVFLFDEPLSNLDAKLRVQMRSELKKLHHRLQATIIYVTHDQVEAMTMADKIVVMKDGEIQQIGTPHEIYNNPANIFVAGFIGSPPMNFINARVVRGEGGLWLQASGFKVKVPKEFEEKLENYIDKEIIFGIRPEDIYDKLFAIAPSPENTVTGIVDVVEPLGSETILHVKVGDDVITASVNPRTQAKEEQKIDLVFDMTRMHAFDKETEKAII from the coding sequence ATGGCTCAGGTTGTGCTTGAAAACGTCACTAAGATCTACGATAACAAAGTCGTCGCCGTGAAAAACGCCAACCTTGTTGTTGAAGACAAAGAATTCGTTGTTTTGCTTGGACCATCTGGATGTGGAAAGACAACCACACTCAGAATGATCGCAGGCCTCGAGGAAATCACCGAAGGAAAGATTTATATCGATGGAAAAGTGGTTAACGACGTTGAACCAAAGGACAGAGACATCGCTATGGTGTTTCAGAACTACGCTCTGTATCCCCATATGACCGTTTATGAAAACATGGCTTTCGGTTTGAAGCTGAGAAAATACCCGAAAGATGAAATCGACAGGAGAGTTAGGGAAGCTGCTAAGATCCTAGGAATAGAAAACCTCCTGGATAGGAAGCCAAGGCAACTTTCCGGTGGTCAAAGGCAAAGGGTAGCAGTAGGAAGGGCGATCGTGAGAAACCCAAAGGTTTTCCTTTTCGACGAACCTCTTTCCAACCTCGATGCAAAGCTCAGGGTTCAGATGAGAAGCGAACTTAAAAAACTTCATCACAGACTTCAAGCGACGATCATCTACGTGACACACGATCAAGTGGAAGCTATGACCATGGCTGACAAGATAGTCGTTATGAAAGATGGAGAAATTCAACAGATTGGAACACCCCACGAGATATACAACAATCCTGCAAACATCTTTGTGGCGGGATTCATAGGTAGTCCTCCTATGAATTTCATCAATGCAAGAGTTGTGAGAGGAGAAGGAGGATTGTGGTTGCAGGCATCTGGTTTCAAAGTCAAAGTACCGAAAGAGTTTGAAGAGAAGCTTGAAAACTACATCGACAAGGAGATCATTTTTGGAATAAGACCTGAAGACATCTACGACAAACTCTTCGCGATAGCGCCATCGCCGGAGAACACGGTCACAGGTATCGTCGATGTTGTAGAACCACTAGGTAGCGAAACGATCCTCCATGTGAAAGTTGGAGACGATGTTATAACCGCTTCCGTCAATCCGAGAACCCAAGCGAAAGAAGAACAAAAGATTGATCTCGTGTTCGACATGACACGAATGCATGCCTTCGATAAAGAAACGGAGAAGGCCATCATCTGA
- the gatB gene encoding Asp-tRNA(Asn)/Glu-tRNA(Gln) amidotransferase subunit GatB, whose protein sequence is MRYKPVIGLEIHVQLSTKTKAFCSCSADVFDLPPNTAICPVCTGQPGALPVPNEEMVRFAVKTALALNCKIHKYSRFDRKNYFYPDLPKGYQISQYFYPIATEGYLEIDGDEGKKKVRIRRLHIEEDAGKLLHEGDSITRASYSLVDMNRCGVPLIEIVTEPDISSPREARIFMEKLRTIVRYLGVSTGDMEKGALRCDANISVVDTETGKQSNRVEVKNMNSFRFVEKALEYEFERIVKAMEKGEDVERETRGWVESTKTTVSMRGKEEESDYRYFPEPDIPPVVLSDEYLERVKQELPELPDEKAERFMREYGLPEYDAKVLTASKELAEFFEKCVKVVKKAKELSNWIMTEVLRELNERNIEITESKLKPEHFADLFKLMDEGKISIKIAKEIFPEVFETGKMPSQIVEEKGFVQINDEKLIEELAKRAIEQNPKAVQDYKAGKKKAMGFFVGFVMRETKGKANPEITNRIVKKLLEEE, encoded by the coding sequence ATGAGATACAAACCCGTGATAGGACTCGAAATCCACGTCCAACTTTCGACAAAAACAAAGGCCTTCTGTTCTTGTTCTGCAGACGTTTTCGACTTGCCACCAAACACCGCCATTTGTCCCGTCTGCACTGGACAGCCCGGTGCTCTTCCTGTTCCGAATGAAGAAATGGTTAGATTCGCAGTGAAAACTGCCCTTGCTTTGAACTGTAAAATTCACAAATATTCTCGCTTTGACAGAAAAAATTACTTTTATCCAGACCTTCCTAAGGGATATCAGATAAGTCAATATTTCTACCCAATCGCAACCGAAGGGTATCTCGAGATCGATGGAGACGAAGGAAAAAAGAAGGTTAGAATTAGAAGACTCCACATAGAGGAGGATGCAGGAAAACTCCTGCACGAAGGAGATTCCATAACACGTGCAAGTTACTCGCTCGTCGATATGAACAGATGTGGTGTGCCTCTCATAGAAATCGTTACAGAACCAGATATCTCTTCACCAAGGGAAGCGAGAATCTTCATGGAAAAGTTGAGAACGATCGTGAGGTATCTTGGTGTGAGTACAGGAGACATGGAAAAGGGAGCTCTTCGATGTGACGCGAACATCTCCGTCGTGGACACAGAGACGGGAAAACAAAGCAACAGAGTGGAAGTTAAGAACATGAACTCTTTCAGATTCGTAGAAAAAGCACTAGAATACGAATTCGAACGAATTGTAAAAGCAATGGAAAAAGGCGAAGACGTGGAGAGAGAAACAAGAGGATGGGTTGAATCTACCAAGACCACTGTTTCCATGCGTGGAAAAGAAGAAGAAAGCGATTACAGATACTTTCCAGAACCTGACATACCACCCGTTGTTTTGAGTGATGAGTATCTTGAAAGAGTGAAACAAGAACTTCCTGAACTTCCAGACGAAAAGGCAGAACGCTTCATGAGAGAATACGGTTTGCCGGAGTACGACGCGAAGGTTCTCACCGCTAGCAAAGAACTCGCTGAATTCTTCGAAAAATGTGTGAAAGTAGTTAAAAAGGCAAAGGAGCTCAGCAACTGGATCATGACAGAAGTTCTCAGAGAGCTGAATGAGAGAAACATAGAAATCACAGAATCAAAGCTCAAACCAGAACATTTCGCAGATCTCTTCAAACTGATGGATGAAGGGAAGATTTCCATAAAGATAGCAAAAGAGATATTCCCAGAAGTTTTTGAAACGGGGAAAATGCCATCACAGATAGTAGAAGAAAAAGGATTCGTCCAAATAAACGATGAAAAACTCATAGAAGAACTCGCTAAAAGAGCGATCGAGCAGAATCCGAAAGCAGTTCAGGACTACAAAGCTGGCAAGAAAAAAGCTATGGGATTCTTCGTGGGATTCGTTATGCGAGAAACGAAGGGAAAGGCAAATCCAGAAATCACAAACAGGATCGTGAAAAAACTCCTTGAAGAGGAGTGA